Proteins found in one Nocardia brasiliensis ATCC 700358 genomic segment:
- a CDS encoding alpha/beta hydrolase — MTAEPEGEDAGIRIETGQFDGTGSGIAWRAWLPEAPARGVIVLVHGVAEHSGRYTHVGRRFAGAGFAVYALDHIGHGKSAGSKANIGSMDGAADNVAAMLDIASREYPDVPRFLIGHSMGSLIVLHLATRAPVDVAGIVLSAPPLVIPLGNPLQRLVAPLLTRLAPNLGVLKLDSSQISRDPAVVRAYDNDPLVYRGSLPARTAVEILDTTTLVKQRLGRLTVPLLVLHGTGDAIAAPAGTDLIERGAGSKDLTAIRYDGLYHEIFNEPEQDEVLGNVVDWLEAHVTGK, encoded by the coding sequence GTGACCGCGGAACCGGAGGGCGAGGACGCGGGCATCCGCATCGAGACCGGGCAGTTCGACGGCACGGGCAGCGGAATCGCCTGGCGCGCCTGGCTGCCCGAGGCGCCGGCGCGCGGCGTGATCGTCCTGGTGCACGGCGTCGCGGAGCATTCCGGCCGCTACACCCACGTCGGCAGGCGCTTTGCGGGCGCCGGATTCGCGGTCTACGCGCTCGACCACATCGGCCACGGCAAGTCCGCGGGCAGCAAGGCCAATATCGGTTCGATGGACGGCGCCGCCGACAACGTGGCGGCGATGCTGGACATCGCGAGCCGGGAATACCCGGACGTGCCGCGCTTCCTGATCGGGCACTCGATGGGCAGTCTCATCGTGCTGCACCTGGCCACCCGCGCGCCGGTCGATGTCGCGGGCATCGTGCTGTCGGCTCCGCCATTGGTCATTCCGCTCGGCAACCCGCTGCAGCGCCTCGTCGCGCCGCTGCTCACCCGGCTCGCCCCGAATCTCGGTGTGCTGAAACTGGATTCGTCGCAGATCAGCCGCGATCCGGCGGTGGTCCGCGCCTACGACAACGATCCGCTGGTCTATCGCGGCAGCCTGCCCGCCCGCACCGCGGTCGAGATCCTGGACACGACAACCCTGGTGAAGCAGCGCCTCGGCCGGCTCACCGTGCCGCTGCTGGTACTGCACGGCACCGGTGACGCGATCGCCGCGCCCGCCGGCACGGACCTGATCGAGCGGGGCGCGGGCTCGAAAGACCTCACCGCGATCCGCTACGACGGCCTCTACCACGAGATATTCAACGAACCCGAGCAGGACGAGGTGCTCGGCAATGTAGTGGACTGGCTGGAGGCGCACGTTACCGGCAAGTAA
- a CDS encoding M20/M25/M40 family metallo-hydrolase → MTEPVDDRTAERLAAALRCVTVSTDDPDDIDDAAFDRLSAHLEQSFPRVHAELELTRFGHSRLYRWAGVEPDQVEAILLAHQDVVPVDDPQRWTHPPFAGVVDGEFIWGRGAIDDKSRLLAILEAVEAALTAGIRPRHTIFLAFGHDEEVFGDTGAMHMAQHLRAQGVFANLLLDEGGMITTGVADRIEPPVATIMVGEKGYATVRFSVTELGGHSSMPGRQTAVGRIARAVGRIQDHPMPLRMTPVTADMLARVRKVMPAPRRQLLRLADLVAPLVTRVMAGRPQTEALVRTTTAPTVIRGGVKSNVLPQHAEAFVNFRILPGDTVASVLAHCRKVVRDNGVRIETAGVSSEPTVNAAPGAAFDLIAEIAQAIVPGTVITTGIVPGATDSRHYHDLAATRCNFAPIVLEERDLASIHGTDERLSRVNYARLIEFNRRLITELAYSTSSDPHPSGADA, encoded by the coding sequence ATGACCGAACCGGTCGACGATCGCACCGCCGAGCGCCTTGCCGCCGCATTGCGCTGCGTCACCGTGTCCACCGACGATCCGGACGATATCGACGACGCGGCGTTCGACCGGCTCTCCGCACACCTCGAGCAATCTTTTCCTCGAGTGCACGCCGAACTCGAGTTGACGCGGTTCGGGCACAGCAGGCTCTATCGGTGGGCGGGGGTAGAACCCGATCAGGTCGAGGCGATCCTGCTCGCCCACCAGGACGTGGTGCCGGTCGACGATCCGCAGCGCTGGACGCATCCGCCCTTCGCCGGCGTCGTCGACGGCGAATTCATCTGGGGCCGTGGCGCGATCGACGACAAGAGCAGGCTGCTCGCCATTCTGGAGGCGGTAGAGGCCGCCCTCACGGCCGGAATCCGCCCGCGGCACACCATCTTCCTGGCTTTCGGGCACGACGAGGAAGTCTTCGGCGATACGGGCGCGATGCACATGGCGCAGCACCTGCGTGCGCAAGGCGTGTTCGCGAACCTGCTGCTCGACGAGGGCGGCATGATCACCACCGGCGTCGCCGACCGCATCGAACCGCCGGTCGCCACGATCATGGTGGGCGAGAAAGGCTATGCGACGGTACGGTTTTCGGTCACCGAACTGGGCGGGCACTCGTCCATGCCCGGTAGGCAGACGGCGGTCGGGCGGATCGCCCGGGCGGTCGGCCGCATCCAGGATCATCCGATGCCGCTGCGGATGACCCCCGTCACCGCCGACATGCTCGCCCGGGTGCGCAAGGTCATGCCCGCGCCGCGCAGGCAACTGCTGCGCCTCGCCGATCTGGTCGCGCCGCTGGTCACCCGCGTGATGGCGGGGCGGCCGCAGACCGAGGCCCTGGTGCGCACCACCACCGCGCCCACCGTGATCAGGGGCGGCGTGAAATCGAACGTGCTCCCCCAGCACGCCGAGGCGTTCGTGAATTTCCGCATCCTGCCCGGCGATACCGTCGCGTCGGTCCTCGCGCACTGCCGGAAGGTGGTGCGCGACAACGGTGTCCGGATCGAAACGGCAGGTGTGTCCTCGGAGCCGACGGTGAACGCCGCCCCGGGTGCCGCGTTCGACCTCATCGCCGAGATCGCGCAGGCCATCGTCCCCGGCACGGTGATCACCACCGGCATCGTGCCCGGCGCCACCGACTCCCGGCACTATCACGACCTGGCCGCGACCCGCTGCAACTTCGCCCCCATCGTGCTGGAAGAACGCGATCTGGCCTCGATCCACGGAACCGACGAGCGCCTTTCCCGGGTGAACTACGCTCGACTCATCGAGTTCAACCGGCGGCTCATCACCGAGCTGGCGTACTCGACGAGCAGCGACCCGCACCCATCAGGAGCCGATGCATGA
- a CDS encoding CocE/NonD family hydrolase yields MVSERRVLLRALCGLLLLLAPAIPVTAAAEPLGVPFQWKQAFIDAPDGTRLHADILRPDGLADDVRTPVILTVSPYRAHLAYLSEPRLTGGPSTENLQADMFLRAGYTYVIVDLRGFGGSSGCPDFGGPGERSDVATAVEWSANQPWSTGKVGMFGTSYEGWTGLMGLATKPKGLAAVASFEPVVDPYSYLYMQGVSWKFSGKPVTESGVRPADFAGLEHLLIASTPGRPEDSPEYQAAAAQLPMQCYQQYLAETGNHDGDSAFWRDRDLVVPLRGNTIPLFLGQGFVDYNTRAYRVFDLWNGLGPGAHRAWFGQWGHRTCHEKCGTPHFDTELLAFFDKHVAGRDVEIPGPRITVGQFDGRWRAETAWPPADAARVPVELRPGSYTDRGLVPGPDRELWSVSEPLTQAQHLSGIPTATLQLDGPATATVAVELYDIAPDNLATVITRGIAPVGDGTAEVRLLGQDWPIPAGHRIGVRVTDVVDDVWSHTPALASVTVTKARVELPMLTGARTADLPGGLTEGIVKWRNEKTIPLGPGVLNNATVSMNLPNRSGDR; encoded by the coding sequence ATGGTGAGCGAACGACGTGTGCTGCTGCGTGCCCTGTGCGGGCTGCTGCTTCTGCTGGCCCCGGCCATTCCGGTGACCGCCGCGGCGGAGCCGTTGGGCGTGCCGTTCCAGTGGAAGCAAGCGTTCATCGACGCCCCCGACGGCACTCGCCTGCACGCGGACATCCTGCGGCCGGACGGTCTCGCCGACGATGTCCGCACGCCGGTCATCCTCACCGTGAGCCCCTACCGCGCGCACCTGGCGTATCTGAGCGAACCGCGGTTGACCGGCGGGCCGTCCACCGAGAACCTGCAGGCGGACATGTTCCTGCGCGCCGGCTACACCTACGTGATCGTCGACCTGCGCGGGTTCGGCGGCTCGTCGGGCTGCCCCGACTTCGGCGGTCCCGGTGAACGCTCGGATGTCGCGACCGCGGTGGAGTGGTCGGCGAACCAGCCGTGGTCTACCGGCAAGGTCGGCATGTTCGGCACCTCGTACGAGGGCTGGACCGGCTTGATGGGTCTGGCGACGAAGCCGAAGGGACTCGCCGCCGTCGCCTCCTTCGAACCGGTGGTCGATCCGTACTCGTACCTGTACATGCAGGGTGTGTCGTGGAAGTTCTCCGGCAAGCCGGTCACCGAGAGCGGCGTGCGCCCAGCCGATTTCGCCGGTCTGGAACATCTGCTGATCGCGTCGACGCCGGGCCGCCCGGAAGATTCGCCCGAATATCAGGCCGCCGCCGCGCAATTGCCGATGCAGTGCTATCAGCAATATCTCGCCGAGACCGGCAACCACGACGGCGATTCCGCATTCTGGCGCGACCGCGATCTGGTCGTGCCATTGCGCGGCAACACCATTCCGTTGTTCCTCGGCCAGGGTTTCGTCGACTACAACACCCGCGCCTATCGCGTTTTCGATCTGTGGAACGGCCTCGGCCCCGGCGCGCACCGCGCCTGGTTCGGGCAATGGGGTCACCGCACCTGTCACGAGAAATGCGGCACACCGCATTTCGACACCGAACTGCTCGCATTCTTCGACAAGCATGTGGCGGGCCGCGATGTCGAGATTCCCGGTCCGCGGATCACGGTCGGGCAGTTCGACGGTCGCTGGCGCGCCGAAACCGCCTGGCCGCCGGCCGATGCCGCGCGCGTGCCGGTGGAGCTGCGCCCGGGCAGCTACACCGACCGCGGCCTGGTGCCCGGGCCCGACCGCGAACTCTGGTCGGTCTCCGAGCCGTTGACCCAGGCCCAGCACCTGTCCGGAATCCCGACCGCGACACTGCAACTCGACGGTCCCGCGACCGCCACGGTCGCGGTCGAGCTGTACGACATCGCTCCGGACAACCTGGCCACCGTGATCACCCGCGGTATCGCGCCGGTCGGCGACGGCACCGCGGAAGTCCGCCTGCTCGGCCAGGATTGGCCGATCCCGGCGGGTCATCGCATCGGCGTGCGGGTCACCGACGTGGTCGACGACGTCTGGTCGCACACTCCAGCGCTCGCGTCGGTCACGGTGACCAAGGCCCGGGTCGAGTTGCCGATGCTCACCGGTGCGCGCACGGCCGACCTGCCGGGCGGTCTCACCGAGGGCATCGTGAAGTGGCGAAACGAGAAGACCATCCCGCTGGGGCCCGGCGTGTTGAACAATGCAACGGTGTCCATGAATTTGCCGAACCGCAGCGGCGACCGATGA
- a CDS encoding DMT family transporter, protein MADGVEAVGAAPIDAAAVGTITLALVAALLFAVSAALQQGAAREAATADPQGRFLVIAGIARRLLTDRRWLAGQGANVAGFVVHAVALRLGAIAVVQSLLVVQLLFALPFAAARRRRPLLRRDWAGTVFVCAGLILLVGQSAAGHTELRPGLLPMAGAGVFLVIVTLIALSRLTRATQVRSALVAVAAGCCFATTAVLVVIATTALPDLSWALLGIPISTGLGGLLTQEAYARGSLPTALTAMTITDPVLSYTAGVTLFAAVHPQAVPLLLAAVLVITGITLLANSPTLHDERDRVAEGSAKQAVPESV, encoded by the coding sequence ATGGCGGACGGCGTCGAAGCGGTGGGTGCGGCGCCGATCGATGCGGCCGCAGTGGGGACGATCACGCTCGCGCTGGTGGCCGCGCTGCTGTTCGCCGTGTCGGCAGCGCTGCAGCAGGGCGCCGCGCGCGAAGCCGCGACCGCGGATCCGCAGGGACGGTTCCTGGTGATCGCCGGTATCGCCCGGCGATTGCTCACCGATCGGCGCTGGCTGGCCGGGCAGGGCGCGAACGTGGCGGGGTTCGTCGTGCACGCGGTGGCGCTGCGGCTCGGGGCGATCGCGGTGGTGCAGTCCCTGCTGGTGGTACAACTGCTGTTCGCCTTGCCGTTCGCGGCGGCGCGGCGCAGGCGGCCGCTGCTGCGGCGGGACTGGGCCGGGACGGTTTTCGTGTGCGCCGGGCTGATCCTGCTGGTCGGGCAGAGCGCGGCCGGCCACACCGAGTTGCGGCCCGGCCTGTTGCCCATGGCCGGTGCCGGAGTGTTCCTGGTGATCGTCACGCTGATCGCGCTCTCCCGCCTGACCCGCGCCACCCAGGTGCGTTCGGCGCTGGTCGCCGTCGCGGCGGGGTGCTGTTTCGCCACCACGGCCGTCTTGGTGGTCATCGCCACCACCGCACTTCCGGACCTGAGCTGGGCTCTGCTCGGCATCCCGATCTCCACCGGTCTGGGCGGACTGCTGACGCAGGAGGCCTACGCGCGCGGCTCGCTGCCTACCGCGCTCACCGCGATGACCATCACCGACCCGGTCCTGAGCTATACCGCGGGCGTCACCCTGTTCGCCGCCGTCCACCCTCAGGCGGTGCCCCTGCTGCTCGCGGCCGTGCTGGTGATCACCGGCATCACCCTGCTCGCGAATTCGCCCACCCTGCACGACGAACGAGACCGAGTTGCCGAGGGGTCGGCGAAACAGGCGGTGCCGGAGAGCGTTTGA
- a CDS encoding glycosyltransferase — MRIVQIANFYTPASGGLRTCLDEIGRGYLATGHERVLVVPGPADGDEATTSGRRITVRSPKFGAGGYHVLTARRTRPILDLLRPDVLECSDKLSVRWLAPWARGAGVPLVLFSHERIDAILRTRVPPGFPLATAADLANRRLCVRAEKVVVTSSFATAEFARIGATNVRRVPLGVDLTTFRPAAETSCATGESVRLVLVSRLSKEKCAERAIEAVRVLVDSGLRCELAVLGDGPLRHRLERLAAGLPVIFHGHLTDRVAMASLVADADIAIFPSPAETFGLAVLESLACGTPVVVPDEGAAGELVDAVGSGIVSDGSPHGLAAGVRALLTVPAPQRRRAARRAAERFPWSATVAGMLALYADYEAA, encoded by the coding sequence ATGCGCATCGTGCAGATCGCGAACTTCTACACGCCGGCCTCGGGCGGTTTGCGGACCTGCTTGGACGAGATCGGGCGGGGCTATCTGGCGACCGGGCACGAGCGGGTGCTCGTGGTGCCGGGCCCGGCCGACGGGGACGAGGCGACGACGTCGGGGCGGCGAATCACGGTGCGCAGCCCGAAGTTCGGCGCAGGCGGCTACCACGTGCTGACCGCACGCCGGACCCGCCCGATTCTCGACCTGTTGCGCCCCGACGTGCTCGAATGCAGTGACAAGTTGAGCGTGCGGTGGCTGGCGCCGTGGGCGCGCGGTGCCGGGGTGCCGCTGGTGTTGTTCTCGCATGAACGCATCGACGCCATTCTGCGCACCCGCGTCCCACCCGGGTTCCCCCTGGCTACGGCGGCCGACCTGGCCAATCGCCGCCTCTGTGTGCGTGCCGAAAAGGTGGTGGTCACTTCGAGTTTCGCGACGGCGGAGTTCGCTCGCATCGGCGCCACCAACGTGCGGCGCGTCCCACTCGGCGTCGACCTGACCACCTTTCGCCCCGCGGCCGAAACATCCTGCGCAACCGGTGAATCGGTGCGCCTGGTGCTGGTGAGCAGGCTGTCCAAGGAGAAGTGCGCCGAACGCGCCATCGAAGCGGTACGCGTGCTGGTCGATTCGGGGTTGCGCTGCGAACTGGCCGTGCTCGGTGACGGCCCGCTCCGGCACCGGCTGGAACGCCTGGCCGCCGGGCTGCCGGTGATCTTCCACGGTCACCTCACCGATCGCGTCGCGATGGCAAGCCTGGTCGCGGACGCCGACATCGCGATATTCCCCTCCCCCGCCGAGACTTTCGGGCTCGCCGTGCTGGAGTCACTGGCCTGCGGCACTCCCGTGGTGGTGCCCGACGAAGGCGCCGCGGGTGAACTCGTGGACGCCGTCGGTTCCGGCATCGTGTCCGACGGCTCCCCGCACGGCCTCGCGGCAGGCGTGCGGGCCCTGCTGACGGTCCCCGCTCCGCAACGCCGCCGCGCCGCCCGCCGTGCCGCGGAACGCTTCCCCTGGTCCGCCACGGTCGCCGGCATGCTCGCCCTCTACGCCGATTACGAAGCCGCCTGA
- a CDS encoding DUF2334 domain-containing protein has product MCARLVVSVHDVAPASAAETARWCADADGFGIPVSLLVIPGPWRGASLARQPEYAGFLRERRARGDEIMVHGWSHRAGPEGGWPRRTLGRAVARGAAEFAALDQSQAAAKLRDALAVMAESGLSTTGFTPPGWLASPAAEQALRAAGFTHTTDHFGAKDLRTGRRQRGFALSHRPGGGWSERFGAAMLQTFAQRNARNGGLVRLALHPDDLHHPGLRAATLRAIDAALTAGARPTTYAALIEAAAS; this is encoded by the coding sequence GTGTGTGCGCGGTTGGTGGTGAGCGTCCATGACGTCGCACCCGCGAGTGCGGCGGAGACGGCGCGTTGGTGCGCGGATGCCGACGGGTTCGGGATCCCGGTATCGCTGCTGGTGATACCCGGGCCGTGGCGGGGCGCGTCGCTGGCGCGGCAGCCGGAGTATGCGGGCTTCCTGCGGGAACGCCGGGCACGGGGGGACGAGATCATGGTGCACGGGTGGTCGCATCGCGCCGGACCCGAGGGCGGGTGGCCGCGCCGGACGCTAGGGCGTGCGGTGGCCCGCGGCGCGGCCGAGTTCGCCGCGCTCGACCAAAGCCAGGCGGCCGCCAAGCTCCGCGACGCCCTCGCGGTGATGGCCGAATCCGGGCTGTCCACAACGGGTTTCACCCCGCCCGGGTGGCTGGCCTCACCCGCCGCCGAACAGGCTTTGCGCGCGGCGGGTTTCACGCACACCACCGATCACTTCGGCGCGAAGGACCTGCGCACCGGCCGTCGCCAGCGTGGCTTCGCCCTCTCGCACCGGCCCGGCGGCGGCTGGTCCGAACGCTTCGGCGCCGCCATGCTGCAGACCTTCGCCCAGCGCAACGCGCGCAACGGCGGGCTCGTCCGCCTCGCCCTGCACCCCGACGACCTGCATCATCCCGGCCTGCGCGCGGCCACGCTGCGCGCCATCGACGCCGCCCTCACCGCGGGCGCGCGCCCCACCACCTACGCCGCACTGATCGAAGCGGCGGCCTCCTGA
- a CDS encoding TY-Chap domain-containing protein, with translation MNEPVTADWEQFVQALAQCLSELPSRATLIIAAPGNRYVQFMQYDIKLSAELAGNHYLAQPIPDAAAAELRELGWNEPMLRREVDNWTKTMFWPISPGNLVEFARSVAIGFRDALGVATPVELRAMGWTEASGDLDLTVLGSMARRGWN, from the coding sequence ATGAACGAGCCGGTGACCGCGGACTGGGAACAGTTCGTTCAAGCGCTGGCGCAATGTCTGTCCGAACTTCCCTCCCGGGCCACGTTGATCATCGCCGCACCGGGAAATCGGTACGTGCAGTTCATGCAATACGACATCAAATTGTCGGCGGAGCTTGCCGGTAACCACTATCTGGCGCAACCCATTCCGGATGCCGCCGCGGCGGAATTACGGGAACTCGGCTGGAACGAGCCGATGCTGCGGCGCGAAGTCGACAATTGGACCAAGACCATGTTCTGGCCTATTTCGCCGGGCAATCTGGTCGAGTTCGCGCGGTCGGTCGCCATCGGGTTCCGCGACGCGCTCGGCGTGGCGACCCCGGTGGAGTTGCGGGCCATGGGGTGGACCGAGGCCTCCGGTGATCTGGATCTCACCGTGCTGGGGTCGATGGCTCGGCGCGGCTGGAACTGA
- a CDS encoding DUF4191 domain-containing protein yields MAAGKPTKEAKAAAKAARKQQSKERRQQLWQAFQMQRKEDKLLLPLMIGALLGITAIFLVIGLIFGLTWLLVPFGVVLGALAAFIIFGRRVQKSVYGKAEGQAGAAAWVLDNLQGKWRVTNGIAATTQLDAVHRVIGLPGVVLVAEGSPQRVKSLLAQEKKRTARLIGDTPIYDVVIGNDEGQVPLKELQRYLTKLPRNIDTKRMDLIEGRLSALSSRTGPAMPKGPMPAGAKMRGVQRTIRRR; encoded by the coding sequence ATGGCAGCAGGTAAGCCCACCAAGGAAGCGAAGGCCGCGGCGAAAGCGGCCCGCAAGCAGCAGTCGAAAGAGCGCAGGCAGCAGCTCTGGCAGGCGTTCCAGATGCAGCGCAAGGAAGACAAGCTGCTGCTGCCGCTGATGATCGGCGCCCTGCTCGGCATCACCGCGATCTTCCTGGTGATCGGCCTGATCTTCGGGCTGACCTGGCTGCTCGTCCCGTTCGGCGTGGTGCTGGGCGCGCTGGCCGCGTTCATCATCTTCGGCCGTCGGGTGCAGAAGAGCGTGTACGGCAAGGCGGAGGGGCAGGCGGGCGCCGCGGCCTGGGTGCTGGACAACCTGCAGGGCAAGTGGCGGGTGACCAACGGCATCGCCGCGACCACCCAGCTCGACGCGGTGCACCGGGTGATCGGCCTGCCCGGCGTGGTGCTGGTCGCCGAGGGCTCCCCGCAGCGGGTGAAATCGCTGTTGGCGCAGGAGAAGAAGCGCACCGCCCGGCTCATCGGCGACACCCCGATCTACGACGTCGTCATCGGCAACGACGAGGGACAGGTGCCGCTCAAGGAGTTGCAGCGTTACCTGACCAAGCTGCCCCGCAACATCGACACCAAGCGGATGGACCTGATCGAGGGACGCCTCTCCGCGCTCAGCTCCCGCACCGGGCCGGCCATGCCGAAGGGCCCGATGCCCGCCGGCGCCAAGATGCGTGGCGTGCAGCGCACCATCCGCAGGCGCTGA
- a CDS encoding RDD family protein — MARMTGSWLSGPSEGSGDQANPEYPGKELGLPKSGAGSLSGMARRIAALFVDWLIALGIAAIIMRGGSASSLTLLVWFVIGVGAVTMFGFTPGQYFLRLRTVRIDAPVPVGIVRALARQALLVFVVPALFTDSDGRGMHDRATGTALVHSR, encoded by the coding sequence ATGGCACGCATGACGGGATCGTGGCTCTCCGGCCCTTCGGAGGGATCCGGCGACCAGGCAAACCCCGAGTACCCCGGCAAAGAATTGGGCCTGCCGAAGTCCGGCGCCGGATCACTGTCCGGCATGGCCCGCCGGATCGCCGCGCTGTTCGTCGACTGGCTCATCGCCCTCGGCATCGCCGCGATCATCATGCGCGGCGGGTCGGCTTCCAGCCTCACGCTGCTGGTCTGGTTCGTGATCGGGGTGGGGGCGGTGACCATGTTCGGGTTCACCCCCGGTCAATACTTCTTGCGCCTGCGCACCGTCCGGATCGACGCGCCCGTCCCCGTCGGCATCGTCCGCGCGCTGGCCCGCCAGGCCCTGCTGGTCTTCGTGGTGCCCGCCCTCTTCACCGACTCGGACGGGCGCGGCATGCACGATCGCGCGACCGGGACCGCGCTCGTCCACTCGCGCTGA
- the glnA gene encoding type I glutamate--ammonia ligase translates to MTFSTADEVIKFLADEEVEYVDIRFSDLPGVQQHFSIPAKAFTTDLAEEGLAFDGSSVRGFQSIDESDMLLLPDFSTARLDPFRAAKTLNLNFFVHDPFTREAYSRDPRNIARKAEEYLRSTGIADTAYFGAEAEFYIFDSIRYDSAMNGAFYEIESVSGSWNTGAEFNPDGTLNRGYKVRNKGGYFPVAPYDHYVDLRDKISTNLQNAGFELERGHHEVGTAGQAEINYKFNTLLGAADDLQLFKYIVKNTAWAEGKTVTFMPKPLFGDNGSGMHVHQSLWKDGKPLFHDEAGYGGLSDLARHYIGGILHHAPSLLAFTNPTVNSYHRLVPGYEAPINLVYSQRNRSAAVRIPVTGNNPKAKRIEFRAPDSSGNPYLAFAAMMMAGLDGIKNKIEPLAPVDKDLYELPPEEAKNIPQAPTSLATVIDRLEQDHDYLTEGNVFTDDLIETWINIKRDQEIAPVNLRPHPYEFELYFDV, encoded by the coding sequence GTGACGTTCAGCACGGCCGACGAGGTCATCAAATTTCTTGCTGATGAAGAAGTCGAATACGTCGACATCCGATTCAGTGATCTTCCCGGTGTGCAGCAGCACTTCTCGATCCCGGCGAAGGCGTTCACGACCGACCTCGCAGAGGAAGGGCTGGCCTTCGACGGCTCGTCCGTCCGTGGTTTCCAGTCGATCGACGAGTCGGACATGCTGCTGCTGCCCGACTTCAGCACCGCGCGCCTCGACCCGTTCCGGGCGGCCAAGACGCTGAACCTGAACTTCTTCGTGCACGACCCGTTCACCCGCGAGGCCTACAGCCGCGACCCGCGCAACATCGCGCGCAAGGCCGAGGAGTACCTGCGCTCCACCGGTATCGCCGACACCGCGTACTTCGGTGCCGAGGCGGAGTTCTACATCTTCGACTCGATCCGGTACGACTCGGCCATGAACGGCGCCTTCTACGAGATCGAGTCGGTCTCGGGCTCCTGGAACACCGGCGCCGAGTTCAACCCGGACGGCACCCTGAACCGTGGCTACAAGGTGCGCAACAAGGGCGGTTACTTCCCCGTCGCACCGTACGACCACTACGTCGACCTGCGCGACAAGATCTCGACCAACCTGCAGAACGCGGGCTTCGAGCTCGAGCGCGGCCACCACGAGGTCGGCACCGCCGGTCAGGCCGAGATCAACTACAAGTTCAACACCCTGCTCGGCGCGGCCGACGACCTGCAGCTGTTCAAGTACATCGTGAAGAACACCGCGTGGGCCGAGGGCAAGACCGTCACCTTCATGCCGAAGCCGCTCTTCGGTGACAACGGCTCGGGCATGCACGTGCACCAGTCGCTGTGGAAGGACGGCAAGCCGCTGTTCCACGACGAGGCCGGCTACGGCGGTCTGTCGGATCTGGCGCGGCACTACATCGGCGGCATCCTGCACCACGCGCCGTCGCTGCTGGCGTTCACCAACCCGACCGTGAACTCCTACCACCGTCTGGTGCCGGGCTACGAGGCCCCGATCAACCTGGTGTACTCGCAGCGCAACCGCTCCGCGGCCGTGCGTATCCCGGTGACCGGCAACAACCCGAAGGCCAAGCGCATCGAGTTCCGCGCGCCGGACTCCTCGGGCAACCCGTACCTGGCCTTCGCCGCCATGATGATGGCCGGCCTGGACGGCATCAAGAACAAGATCGAGCCGCTGGCCCCCGTCGACAAGGACCTCTACGAGCTCCCGCCGGAGGAGGCCAAGAACATCCCGCAGGCCCCCACCAGCCTCGCCACGGTCATCGACCGCCTCGAGCAGGATCACGACTACCTGACCGAAGGCAACGTCTTCACCGACGACCTGATCGAGACCTGGATCAACATCAAGCGCGACCAGGAAATCGCTCCCGTGAACCTGCGCCCGCACCCCTACGAGTTCGAACTCTACTTCGACGTGTAA
- a CDS encoding DNA-binding protein → MVALVAEARSRGMEVVISALTIIEAVHRKTDRARLAWLLSALRIEPVDDSTAKAASVLLLDVGLHGHEHAIDAVVAEMAVRQAPPVLMLTSDPDGMRRLCGPAIRLITA, encoded by the coding sequence GTGGTCGCGTTGGTCGCCGAAGCGCGTTCCCGTGGCATGGAAGTCGTGATCAGTGCGCTCACGATCATCGAAGCGGTCCACCGAAAAACGGACCGGGCTCGCCTCGCCTGGCTGCTGTCGGCCCTCCGGATCGAACCGGTGGACGACAGCACCGCCAAAGCCGCTTCGGTCCTGCTCCTCGACGTCGGACTGCACGGGCACGAGCACGCGATCGATGCCGTCGTCGCAGAAATGGCTGTACGCCAGGCGCCGCCGGTTCTGATGCTTACCAGCGACCCCGATGGCATGCGGCGACTCTGCGGACCGGCGATACGCCTGATCACTGCATAG